The following proteins are co-located in the Sporosarcina pasteurii genome:
- the rpoC gene encoding DNA-directed RNA polymerase subunit beta', translating into MVDVNNFEYMKIGLASSDKIRSWSYGEVKKPETINYRTLRPEKEGLFCERIFGPTKDWECHCGKYKRVRYKGVVCDRCGVEVTRQKVRRERMGHIELAAQVTHIWYFKGIPSRMGLILDMTPRALEEIIYFASYVVVDPADTPLERKQLLSEQEYRAYRQKYGKKFEALMGAEAIERLLKAIDLDKEMDALKEELKTVQGQRRTRAIRRLDVVESFRNSGNRPEWMVLEVLPVIPPELRPMVQLDGGRFATSDLNDLYRRVINRNNRLKRLLDLGAPGIIVQNEKRMLQEAVDALVDNGRRGRPVTGPGNRPLKSLSHMLKGKQGRFRQNLLGKRVDYSGRSVIVVGPNLKMYQCGLPKEMAIELFKPFVMKELVERGLAHNIKSAKRKIERLHSEVWDVLEEVIKEHPVLLNRAPTLHRLGIQAFEPVLVEGRAITLHPLVCTAYNADFDGDQMAVHVPLSAEAQAEARLLMLAAQNILNPKDGKPVVTPSQDMVLGNYYLTLEREGATGEGFVFRDADEAIIAYQNGYIHLHTRIAVQAGSFNNPTFTEEQNSKLLLTTVGKIIFNEILPESFPYINEPTLANLQVQTPEKYFVSGTEDIKELLKETELVGPFKKGILGDIIAEIFKRFHITETSKMLDRMKDLGFTYSTRAGLTVGMSDIIVLPNKYELLDETQSKVDNVLKQFRRGLITEEERYDRVIAYWSAVRDDIQEKLMESLDNSNPIYMMSNSGARGNVSNFTQLAGMRGLMANPAGRIIELPIKSSFREGLTVLEYFISTHGARKGLADTALKTADSGYLTRRLVDVAQDVIVREDECGTDRGLEIGALMEGTEVIERLDERIIGRHTKKTIYHPETGEKILEKNALITEDTARIIIEAGIETVAIRSAFTCDTKHGVCKKCYGINLATGEKVEVGEAVGIIAAQSIGEPGTQLTMRTFHTGGVAGDDITQGLPRIQEIFEARNPKGKAIISEIKGTVTAIDEIREGQHEITVEGKVETRKYLGPYNARFTVQVGDVVDRGEPLTEGSIDPKELIVVKDVATVQEYLLKEVQKVYRMQGVEIGDKHVEVMVRQMLRKVHIIEAGNTDLLPGSLVDIHQFAEANNKMFEEGKVPATCRPVILGITKASLETESFLSAASFQETTRVLTDAAIRGKMDELLGLKENVIIGKLVPAGTGMQRYRQIEIEKNDLENAGETATAE; encoded by the coding sequence TTGGTAGATGTAAACAATTTTGAGTATATGAAAATAGGACTTGCTTCATCAGATAAGATCCGTTCATGGTCCTACGGTGAAGTGAAGAAGCCAGAAACAATTAACTATCGTACGCTAAGGCCTGAAAAAGAAGGTCTTTTCTGTGAACGTATTTTCGGACCTACAAAAGATTGGGAATGTCATTGTGGAAAATATAAACGTGTCCGTTACAAAGGTGTTGTTTGTGACCGTTGCGGAGTTGAAGTAACGCGTCAAAAAGTACGTCGTGAGCGTATGGGACATATTGAACTTGCAGCCCAAGTAACACATATTTGGTATTTCAAAGGAATCCCGAGCAGAATGGGCCTTATTCTCGACATGACACCACGTGCTTTAGAGGAGATTATTTACTTTGCTTCTTATGTAGTAGTCGATCCGGCAGATACACCACTTGAAAGAAAGCAACTTCTATCTGAACAAGAGTATCGCGCATACCGTCAGAAATACGGAAAAAAATTCGAAGCGTTGATGGGTGCTGAAGCAATTGAGCGTCTCTTAAAAGCAATTGATTTGGACAAAGAGATGGATGCTCTAAAAGAAGAGTTGAAAACAGTTCAAGGACAACGCCGTACACGTGCAATTAGACGTTTAGATGTTGTTGAATCATTCCGAAATTCAGGCAACCGTCCTGAATGGATGGTCCTAGAAGTGTTACCAGTTATTCCGCCTGAGCTTCGTCCGATGGTACAACTTGATGGAGGACGTTTTGCAACTTCCGACTTAAACGACTTATACCGTAGAGTGATTAACCGTAATAACCGACTAAAACGATTACTAGATTTAGGTGCGCCAGGCATTATCGTTCAAAACGAGAAGCGTATGCTCCAAGAAGCTGTTGACGCACTTGTCGATAATGGTCGTCGCGGTCGTCCGGTTACAGGTCCAGGCAACCGTCCATTAAAATCACTTTCACACATGTTGAAAGGTAAGCAAGGACGTTTCCGTCAAAACTTACTTGGTAAACGTGTAGACTACTCAGGTCGTTCGGTTATCGTTGTTGGTCCGAACTTGAAAATGTACCAGTGTGGCTTACCGAAAGAAATGGCGATCGAATTATTTAAACCATTCGTGATGAAAGAACTCGTAGAAAGAGGTCTAGCACACAATATTAAGAGTGCTAAGCGTAAAATCGAACGTCTACATTCGGAAGTTTGGGATGTTTTAGAAGAAGTGATTAAAGAGCACCCGGTCTTATTAAACCGTGCACCTACACTTCACAGACTAGGGATTCAAGCATTTGAGCCTGTTCTTGTTGAAGGACGCGCAATAACGCTACATCCACTTGTATGTACAGCTTATAACGCTGACTTTGACGGTGACCAAATGGCTGTTCACGTTCCGCTTTCTGCTGAAGCACAGGCTGAAGCACGCCTACTCATGCTAGCAGCTCAAAACATTTTGAACCCGAAAGACGGAAAACCAGTCGTAACACCATCTCAGGATATGGTTTTAGGAAACTATTACTTAACGTTAGAGCGTGAAGGTGCGACGGGTGAAGGTTTTGTATTCCGTGATGCAGATGAAGCGATAATCGCTTATCAGAATGGTTATATACACTTACACACGCGAATTGCGGTACAGGCAGGGTCATTTAATAACCCGACATTCACTGAAGAGCAAAATAGTAAATTACTACTTACAACAGTAGGGAAAATTATCTTTAACGAAATTTTACCGGAATCATTCCCTTATATAAATGAACCAACATTAGCCAACTTGCAAGTTCAAACACCAGAGAAGTATTTTGTTTCAGGAACAGAAGATATCAAGGAACTGTTAAAAGAAACAGAGTTAGTTGGACCGTTTAAAAAGGGCATACTCGGTGATATTATCGCTGAGATTTTCAAACGTTTCCATATTACCGAAACGTCGAAAATGCTTGACCGCATGAAGGATTTAGGATTTACGTACTCAACACGTGCTGGATTGACAGTCGGAATGTCCGACATTATCGTCCTTCCAAACAAGTATGAACTTCTAGACGAAACACAAAGTAAAGTAGATAATGTCTTGAAGCAATTCCGTCGTGGTCTGATTACGGAAGAAGAGCGTTACGATCGCGTAATTGCTTACTGGAGTGCTGTTAGAGATGATATTCAAGAGAAGCTGATGGAATCTCTAGATAACTCAAACCCGATTTATATGATGAGTAACTCCGGAGCACGTGGTAACGTTTCTAACTTTACGCAGCTTGCGGGTATGCGTGGTTTGATGGCCAACCCGGCTGGACGGATTATTGAACTTCCAATTAAATCATCATTCCGTGAAGGGTTAACCGTTCTTGAGTACTTTATTTCAACGCACGGTGCGCGTAAAGGACTTGCGGATACAGCGCTGAAAACTGCTGACTCAGGTTACTTAACACGTCGACTCGTTGATGTTGCTCAAGATGTCATTGTTCGTGAAGACGAGTGTGGTACTGACCGCGGCTTAGAAATCGGTGCGTTAATGGAAGGCACTGAGGTAATCGAGCGACTTGACGAACGTATCATTGGTCGTCATACGAAGAAAACAATCTATCATCCAGAAACGGGCGAGAAGATTCTCGAGAAAAATGCGCTCATTACAGAAGATACGGCACGTATCATCATTGAAGCAGGTATTGAAACAGTAGCAATTCGCTCTGCATTCACATGTGATACAAAGCATGGTGTATGTAAGAAGTGTTACGGTATCAACTTAGCAACTGGCGAAAAAGTCGAAGTTGGAGAAGCAGTTGGAATTATTGCTGCTCAATCCATCGGTGAGCCAGGTACACAGTTAACAATGCGTACATTCCACACAGGTGGGGTTGCTGGGGACGATATTACTCAAGGTCTTCCGCGTATCCAAGAAATTTTCGAAGCGCGTAACCCGAAAGGTAAAGCGATTATTTCTGAAATTAAAGGAACCGTTACTGCGATTGATGAAATCCGTGAAGGTCAACATGAAATTACTGTTGAAGGTAAAGTTGAAACAAGAAAATACCTTGGACCATATAACGCACGCTTCACTGTACAGGTTGGCGATGTAGTTGACCGCGGTGAGCCACTAACGGAAGGTTCGATTGATCCAAAAGAACTTATCGTTGTGAAAGATGTTGCGACAGTTCAAGAGTATCTATTGAAAGAAGTACAAAAAGTTTACCGTATGCAAGGTGTTGAAATCGGTGATAAGCACGTTGAAGTGATGGTTCGTCAAATGCTTCGTAAAGTGCATATTATTGAAGCAGGAAACACTGATTTACTTCCTGGTTCACTCGTTGATATCCACCAGTTTGCAGAGGCGAACAATAAAATGTTTGAAGAAGGTAAAGTGCCAGCAACTTGTAGACCGGTTATTCTTGGTATTACAAAAGCTTCACTTGAAACTGAGTCATTCTTATCTGCAGCATCCTTCCAGGAGACAACGCGTGTCCTGACAGATGCGGCAATAAGAGGTAAGATGGATGAGTTACTTGGCCTGAAAGAGAACGTTATTATTGGTAAGCTGGTACCAGCAGGGACGGGAATGCAACGTTACCGTCAAATCGAAATCGAAAAGAATGATTTAGAAAACGCTGGAGAAACTGCAACTGCGGAATAA
- the rpoB gene encoding DNA-directed RNA polymerase subunit beta has protein sequence MKELTGHLVQYGQHRQRRSFARISEVLELPNLIEIQTESYKWFLEEGLREMFHDISPIEDFTGNLSLEFVDYHLEDPKYPVDESKERDVTYAAPLRVKVRLHNKETEEVKEQDVFMGDFPLMTDNGTFVINGAERVIVSQLVRSPSVYYNDKIDKNGKRGFAATVIPNRGAWLEYEIDARDVLHVRIDRTRKLPITVLLRALGFSSDEEIIGLIGDNEYLRNTLERDNTETSEKAMLEIYERLRPGEPPTLDSAKSLLYSRFFDPKRYDLADVGRYKLNKKLDVKNRLFNQTLAETLVNPETGEILLEKGELIDRRALDRIAPYLEQGVGFQEFEHIEGVIEEPTTIQTIKIYAPKPNSEEPQVINVISNANVENEVKNVTPADIIASVSYFFNLLHGVGHTDDIDHLGNRRLRSVGELLQNQFRIGLSRMERVVKERMSINDTSSIVPQQLINIRPVIASIKEFFGSSQLSQFMDQTNPLAELTHKRRLSALGPGGLTRERAGMEVRDVHYSHYGRMCPIETPEGPNIGLINSLSTFAKVNKFGFIETPYRKVDPETGRVTDQIDYLTADIEDNYIVAQANAALDDDGSFIDEEVVGRFQGDNTVFKRDQIDYMDVSPKQVVSAATACIPFLENDDSNRALMGANMQRQAVPLLEPKSPLVGTGMEHVAARDSGAAVLASHTGIVEHVEAKEIRVRRIEIVDGKEVQGDLTIHRLENFIRSNHGTCYHQRPIVSVGDRVEKNDILADGPSMEQGELALGRNVLTAFMTWEGYNYEDAIIMSERLVKDDDYTSVHIEEYESEARDTKLGPEEITRDIPNVGEEALRHLDDRGIIRIGAEVRDGDILVGKVTPKGVTELTAEERLLHAIFGEKAREVRDTSLRVPHGAGGIVLDVKVFNREDGDELPPGVNQLVRVYIVQKRKISVGDKMAGRHGNKGVISRILPEEDMPYLPDGTPIDVMLNPLGVPSRMNIGQVLEMHLGMASRALGIHMASPVFDGANEEDVWETMEEAGMDRDGKTILYDGRSGEPFDNRVSVGVMYLIKLDHMVDDKLHARSTGPYSLVTQQPLGGKAQFGGQRFGEMEVWALEAYGAAYTLQEILTVKSDDVVGRVKTYEAIVKGESVPQPGVPESFKVLIKELQSLGLDVKMLTEDYEEIELRDLDEDDDTQPTDALNLIKAEQQS, from the coding sequence GTGAAAGAGTTGACAGGTCATTTAGTTCAATACGGTCAACACCGTCAACGCAGAAGCTTTGCGCGAATTAGTGAAGTGCTTGAACTTCCAAATCTAATCGAAATCCAGACGGAATCTTACAAGTGGTTCTTAGAAGAAGGGCTACGGGAAATGTTTCATGATATTTCCCCAATTGAAGATTTTACAGGAAATCTTTCGTTAGAATTTGTCGATTATCATCTTGAGGATCCAAAATATCCTGTTGATGAATCGAAAGAGCGCGACGTAACTTATGCAGCGCCACTTCGAGTTAAAGTTAGACTTCATAATAAGGAAACTGAAGAAGTGAAGGAGCAAGACGTATTCATGGGTGATTTCCCACTCATGACGGATAACGGTACGTTCGTTATTAACGGTGCGGAAAGAGTTATTGTTTCACAGCTTGTTCGTTCCCCAAGTGTTTATTATAACGATAAAATTGACAAAAATGGGAAGCGTGGTTTTGCTGCAACAGTGATTCCAAATCGTGGCGCATGGCTTGAGTATGAAATTGACGCAAGAGATGTTCTTCACGTAAGAATCGACCGTACGCGTAAGTTGCCCATTACAGTTCTTCTTAGAGCGTTAGGCTTCTCGTCGGACGAGGAGATTATTGGTTTAATCGGAGATAACGAGTATTTACGTAACACGCTTGAAAGAGATAATACCGAAACTTCCGAAAAGGCGATGCTTGAAATTTATGAGCGTCTTCGCCCAGGTGAACCGCCGACGCTTGATAGCGCGAAAAGTCTATTGTATTCTCGCTTTTTCGATCCGAAAAGGTACGACTTAGCGGATGTAGGGCGCTATAAATTAAATAAAAAACTTGACGTCAAAAACCGTTTGTTCAATCAAACATTAGCGGAGACGCTTGTGAACCCGGAAACAGGTGAAATTCTTCTTGAGAAAGGCGAACTTATTGATCGTCGTGCACTAGATCGAATAGCACCTTACCTAGAACAAGGAGTAGGGTTCCAGGAGTTTGAACATATCGAAGGCGTTATTGAAGAGCCAACGACAATTCAAACGATTAAAATATATGCACCTAAGCCGAATTCTGAGGAACCGCAAGTGATTAATGTGATCTCAAACGCGAACGTTGAAAATGAAGTGAAAAACGTTACACCTGCAGATATCATTGCATCCGTCAGTTATTTCTTTAACTTATTACACGGTGTAGGACACACAGATGACATTGACCACTTAGGAAACCGTCGTCTACGTTCTGTTGGAGAGCTTCTCCAAAATCAATTCCGCATTGGGTTATCCCGTATGGAACGTGTCGTAAAAGAGCGTATGTCAATTAACGATACATCTTCTATTGTGCCACAACAATTAATTAACATTCGTCCGGTGATTGCTTCCATAAAAGAGTTCTTTGGAAGTTCCCAGTTATCTCAATTCATGGACCAAACAAACCCACTTGCAGAATTAACGCATAAGCGTCGTTTATCTGCACTTGGACCTGGTGGATTAACACGTGAACGTGCTGGAATGGAAGTACGTGACGTTCACTACTCTCACTATGGTCGTATGTGTCCGATTGAAACGCCTGAGGGACCGAACATCGGATTGATTAACTCCCTTTCAACATTTGCTAAAGTAAATAAATTTGGTTTTATCGAGACGCCGTATAGAAAGGTCGACCCTGAAACTGGACGCGTAACAGACCAAATTGATTACTTAACTGCAGACATTGAAGATAATTACATTGTTGCACAGGCAAATGCGGCGTTAGATGATGATGGCTCATTCATTGATGAGGAAGTCGTCGGTCGTTTCCAAGGTGATAACACGGTATTTAAACGTGATCAGATTGACTATATGGACGTTTCGCCTAAGCAAGTTGTTTCTGCTGCGACAGCATGTATCCCGTTCTTAGAGAACGATGACTCCAACCGTGCGCTCATGGGAGCAAACATGCAACGACAAGCTGTTCCACTACTAGAACCTAAATCACCATTGGTAGGAACTGGAATGGAACATGTTGCTGCACGAGATTCTGGAGCTGCGGTACTTGCGTCACATACAGGCATTGTTGAACATGTAGAAGCAAAAGAGATTCGCGTTCGTCGTATAGAAATTGTTGACGGCAAAGAAGTACAAGGTGATTTAACAATTCACCGATTAGAAAACTTTATCCGTTCCAACCACGGAACTTGTTACCACCAGCGACCAATTGTAAGCGTAGGAGATCGCGTAGAGAAAAACGATATCTTAGCTGACGGTCCGTCAATGGAACAAGGTGAACTTGCACTTGGTCGTAACGTATTAACAGCGTTTATGACTTGGGAAGGCTACAACTACGAAGACGCGATTATTATGAGCGAGCGTCTCGTAAAAGACGACGATTATACTTCTGTACACATAGAGGAATATGAGTCTGAAGCGAGAGACACGAAGCTTGGACCTGAAGAAATCACGCGCGACATTCCAAACGTTGGTGAGGAAGCACTTCGTCATTTAGATGACCGCGGAATCATCCGTATCGGTGCAGAAGTTCGCGATGGAGACATCCTTGTTGGAAAGGTAACGCCTAAAGGGGTTACTGAATTAACAGCTGAAGAACGTCTTCTACATGCAATCTTTGGAGAAAAAGCTCGTGAAGTCCGCGATACATCGTTGCGTGTTCCACACGGAGCAGGTGGGATTGTACTTGACGTGAAAGTGTTTAACCGCGAAGATGGCGATGAACTGCCACCAGGTGTAAACCAACTCGTACGTGTCTATATCGTTCAAAAACGTAAAATTTCTGTCGGAGATAAAATGGCAGGAAGACACGGTAACAAAGGTGTTATTTCACGAATCCTTCCAGAAGAAGATATGCCATATCTTCCAGATGGTACGCCAATTGACGTAATGTTGAATCCATTAGGGGTTCCATCGCGAATGAATATCGGACAAGTGCTCGAAATGCACCTTGGTATGGCATCCCGTGCACTCGGCATCCATATGGCATCACCAGTCTTTGATGGCGCAAACGAAGAAGATGTTTGGGAAACAATGGAAGAAGCTGGAATGGACCGAGACGGTAAAACGATTTTATACGACGGACGTTCAGGTGAACCATTTGATAACCGTGTATCTGTCGGCGTGATGTATTTAATTAAACTTGACCATATGGTTGACGATAAACTTCATGCACGTTCAACTGGGCCATATTCACTTGTTACGCAACAACCGCTCGGTGGTAAAGCCCAGTTCGGTGGACAGCGTTTTGGTGAGATGGAGGTTTGGGCGCTTGAAGCTTATGGAGCTGCTTATACTTTACAAGAGATCTTAACTGTTAAGTCGGATGACGTCGTTGGACGTGTGAAAACTTACGAAGCAATTGTTAAAGGTGAAAGTGTTCCACAACCAGGTGTTCCTGAATCCTTTAAAGTTCTAATTAAAGAGCTTCAAAGTTTAGGACTTGATGTCAAAATGTTGACAGAAGACTACGAAGAAATTGAGTTACGTGATTTAGACGAAGATGATGACACGCAACCAACAGATGCTCTAAACCTGATAAAGGCCGAGCAGCAATCTTAA
- a CDS encoding class I SAM-dependent methyltransferase: MSEHYYSREPKVKSQRQTVSTELRGETLRFTTDAGVFSKGGVDFGSRLLVESFVMPEVSGDVLDVGCGYGPIGLTIAVSYPERQIQMVDVNERAIALSKENAVENLLENVEVYSSDALLAVTESDFAAILTNPPIRAGKETVFAFYESSFSKLKVGGELWVVIQKKQGAPSSAKKLEEVFGNVTVVAKRKGYFILKAIKN; this comes from the coding sequence ATGTCAGAGCACTATTATTCAAGAGAACCGAAAGTGAAAAGTCAACGTCAAACCGTTTCAACGGAATTGCGCGGCGAAACTTTACGATTTACAACCGATGCGGGTGTATTTAGTAAGGGAGGCGTAGATTTTGGTTCACGACTCCTAGTTGAGTCATTTGTGATGCCTGAGGTAAGCGGTGATGTTCTTGACGTTGGTTGTGGCTATGGTCCAATCGGCTTAACGATTGCTGTAAGCTATCCAGAACGTCAAATTCAAATGGTAGATGTGAATGAAAGAGCAATTGCGCTAAGCAAGGAAAACGCTGTTGAAAATCTTTTGGAAAACGTCGAAGTTTATTCGAGTGATGCGTTGCTAGCTGTAACAGAATCTGATTTTGCGGCAATATTGACGAACCCACCCATTAGAGCTGGGAAAGAAACGGTCTTTGCTTTTTATGAAAGTTCGTTTTCTAAGCTTAAGGTTGGTGGAGAGTTGTGGGTTGTGATTCAGAAGAAGCAAGGGGCACCGTCATCCGCGAAAAAACTAGAAGAGGTTTTCGGAAATGTTACAGTAGTTGCGAAGCGAAAAGGTTACTTTATTTTAAAAGCCATAAAAAATTGA
- the rplL gene encoding 50S ribosomal protein L7/L12, which translates to MTTEQILEAVKEMTVLELNDLVKAIEEEFGVTAAAPVAVAGGAAGGEAAAEQTEFDVILASAGDKKIQVIKAVREITGLGLKEAKGLVDDAPKPVKEGAAKEEAEEIKTKLEEAGATVELK; encoded by the coding sequence ATGACTACAGAACAAATCTTAGAAGCTGTTAAAGAAATGACAGTTCTTGAATTAAACGACTTAGTAAAAGCAATCGAAGAAGAATTCGGCGTAACTGCTGCTGCACCTGTTGCAGTTGCTGGCGGTGCTGCTGGCGGTGAAGCTGCTGCAGAACAAACTGAATTCGACGTAATCCTAGCATCAGCTGGAGACAAGAAAATCCAAGTAATTAAAGCAGTTCGTGAAATTACAGGCCTTGGCTTGAAAGAAGCGAAAGGTCTAGTAGACGACGCTCCAAAACCAGTTAAAGAAGGCGCTGCTAAAGAAGAAGCAGAAGAAATCAAGACAAAACTTGAAGAAGCAGGCGCAACTGTAGAACTTAAGTAA
- the rplJ gene encoding 50S ribosomal protein L10, translating to MSKVLEAKQAVVTEISEKMKSAATVVVVDYRGLNVSQVTELRKNLREQGVDFKVYKNSMSRRAAEEVGFEGLNEHLVGPNAIAFSEDDVIAPAKILHEFAKENEALEIKAGVIEGEIASAEEIKALATLPSREGLLSMLLSVLQAPVRNFALATKAVAEQKEEQEGA from the coding sequence ATGAGCAAAGTATTAGAAGCGAAACAAGCGGTTGTAACTGAAATCTCTGAGAAGATGAAATCAGCAGCGACTGTCGTAGTGGTTGACTACCGTGGTTTAAACGTAAGTCAAGTTACAGAGCTTCGTAAAAACCTTCGTGAACAGGGCGTTGATTTTAAGGTTTACAAAAACTCAATGTCACGTCGTGCAGCTGAAGAGGTTGGCTTTGAAGGGCTAAACGAACATTTAGTAGGACCAAACGCAATTGCGTTTTCTGAAGATGATGTTATAGCACCTGCAAAAATCCTTCACGAATTCGCAAAGGAAAATGAAGCGCTCGAAATTAAAGCTGGGGTTATTGAAGGTGAAATTGCAAGCGCAGAAGAGATCAAGGCGTTGGCAACACTTCCATCACGCGAAGGCCTACTATCTATGCTTCTCAGCGTTCTACAAGCACCAGTACGCAACTTCGCACTTGCAACAAAAGCTGTTGCAGAGCAAAAAGAAGAGCAAGAAGGCGCTTAA
- the rplA gene encoding 50S ribosomal protein L1 has protein sequence MAKRGKKFTEAMKLVDNSKLYDVKEAIELAKKTSTTNFDATVEVAFRLGIDVKKNDEQVRGAVVLPNGTGKTQRVLVFAKGEKLKEAEAAGADYVGDADFINKIQQGWFEFDVIVATPDMMGEVGKIGRILGPKGLMPNPRTGTVTFDVAKAVEEIKAGKVEYRADKAGIVHAPIGKVSFEDEKLEENFLAVFDAIEKARPAAAKGTYMRSVHVTTTMGPALKIDTSGVTVK, from the coding sequence ATGGCTAAAAGAGGTAAAAAGTTTACAGAAGCGATGAAGCTTGTCGACAACTCAAAACTGTACGACGTAAAAGAAGCTATCGAACTTGCGAAAAAGACAAGCACAACAAACTTTGACGCAACAGTAGAAGTCGCATTCCGTCTTGGTATTGATGTTAAGAAAAACGATGAGCAAGTACGTGGAGCAGTAGTTCTGCCGAACGGTACTGGTAAAACTCAACGTGTTCTAGTTTTCGCTAAAGGTGAAAAACTTAAAGAAGCGGAAGCGGCGGGTGCAGACTACGTTGGCGATGCGGACTTCATTAACAAAATCCAACAAGGTTGGTTTGAATTTGACGTTATCGTAGCAACACCAGATATGATGGGTGAAGTTGGTAAAATTGGTCGTATCCTTGGACCAAAAGGACTTATGCCAAACCCAAGAACAGGTACTGTAACATTTGATGTTGCAAAAGCTGTTGAAGAAATCAAAGCTGGTAAAGTTGAGTACCGTGCTGACAAAGCGGGTATCGTACATGCGCCAATCGGAAAAGTTTCATTCGAAGATGAAAAGCTAGAAGAAAACTTCTTGGCAGTTTTCGATGCAATTGAAAAAGCTCGCCCAGCAGCTGCGAAGGGAACGTATATGCGTTCTGTACACGTAACTACAACAATGGGTCCTGCTTTGAAAATTGATACTTCAGGCGTAACTGTAAAATAA
- the rplK gene encoding 50S ribosomal protein L11 yields MAKKVSTVVKLQIPAGKANPAPPVGPALGQAGVNIMGFCKEFNARTADQAGLIIPVEITVFEDRSFTFITKTPPAAVLLKVAANLQKGSGEPNKTKVATVKRDKVREIAEQKMPDLNAASVEAAMAMVEGTARSMGITIED; encoded by the coding sequence GTGGCTAAAAAAGTTTCTACGGTTGTAAAATTACAAATTCCTGCAGGAAAAGCGAACCCGGCTCCACCAGTTGGACCAGCGCTAGGTCAAGCAGGTGTGAACATCATGGGATTCTGTAAAGAATTCAACGCACGTACAGCAGATCAAGCAGGCTTAATCATTCCTGTTGAAATCACTGTATTTGAAGATCGTTCATTTACATTTATTACTAAAACTCCACCGGCAGCAGTATTGCTGAAGGTTGCTGCAAATCTTCAAAAAGGTTCAGGCGAACCAAACAAAACGAAGGTTGCAACTGTGAAACGCGACAAAGTTCGCGAAATTGCAGAACAAAAGATGCCAGACTTAAACGCAGCATCAGTTGAAGCGGCGATGGCAATGGTTGAAGGTACTGCACGCAGTATGGGAATCACAATCGAAGACTGA
- the nusG gene encoding transcription termination/antitermination protein NusG translates to MEKNWYVVHTYSGYENKVKANLEARVETMGMQDKIFRVIVPEEEETDFKDGKKRTVMKKTFPGYVLVETIMTDDSWYVVRNTPGVTGFIGSSGGGTKPTPLLEEEVDFILKQMGVKDKVAELDIEIGEVVQVLEGPFADFQGKVEEIDMAKQKVKVAVDMFGRETKMELDFDQVQKN, encoded by the coding sequence ATAGAAAAAAATTGGTACGTTGTTCATACGTATTCAGGCTATGAAAACAAAGTGAAAGCAAACCTTGAGGCACGCGTTGAAACAATGGGTATGCAAGATAAAATCTTTCGGGTGATTGTTCCGGAAGAGGAAGAGACCGATTTTAAAGACGGCAAAAAGCGTACGGTGATGAAAAAAACATTCCCAGGGTACGTGCTTGTTGAGACAATTATGACGGACGATTCTTGGTATGTTGTTCGTAATACGCCAGGGGTGACAGGATTTATTGGTTCGTCTGGTGGAGGAACTAAGCCGACGCCGTTATTAGAAGAGGAAGTTGACTTTATTCTTAAGCAAATGGGTGTCAAAGATAAGGTTGCTGAACTTGATATTGAAATTGGTGAAGTGGTTCAAGTGCTTGAAGGACCATTTGCTGATTTCCAAGGTAAGGTCGAAGAAATCGATATGGCGAAGCAAAAAGTTAAAGTCGCGGTAGATATGTTTGGCCGTGAAACGAAGATGGAATTAGATTTTGATCAAGTACAAAAAAATTAA
- the secE gene encoding preprotein translocase subunit SecE, whose amino-acid sequence MGKISNFLKQVVSEMRKVSWPKRKELTRYTIVVLVTVIFMAVYFGITDLGISKLMDWYVSF is encoded by the coding sequence ATGGGGAAGATAAGTAATTTCTTGAAGCAAGTCGTTTCGGAAATGAGAAAAGTAAGTTGGCCAAAGCGTAAAGAATTGACGCGCTATACGATTGTTGTTCTTGTGACAGTCATTTTCATGGCGGTTTATTTTGGTATCACCGATCTCGGCATTTCAAAATTAATGGATTGGTACGTAAGCTTTTAA
- the rpmG gene encoding 50S ribosomal protein L33, with translation MSKKITLSCEDCGTRNYSVPAQKNHSTKRLTIKKFCKHCNAHTMHRQTV, from the coding sequence TTGTCTAAAAAGATAACTTTGAGTTGTGAAGATTGCGGAACACGTAACTATTCCGTTCCAGCACAAAAGAATCATTCCACGAAACGCTTAACAATTAAAAAGTTTTGTAAGCATTGCAATGCACATACTATGCATAGGCAAACCGTTTAA